In a single window of the Leisingera daeponensis DSM 23529 genome:
- a CDS encoding hydroxypyruvate isomerase family protein translates to MPRFAANISMLFAELPYLDRFQAAAAAGFEAVEILYPYELAAKETQRALLANGLELLLINAPPPNYTGGMPGYAAVPDGVDRFQRDIRRVLRYAEALKAGKIHVMAGYAKGEAAQRTFVENLQWAADRAPGQQFTIEPLNSGDQPGYFLDDYTLAVEVLDAVDRPNVGLQYDAYHAQLIHGDAAKVWETFGSRAVHVQIGAAPGRCEPGTGPVDFQRLFAAIDASGYGGWVSAEYTPSTRRTEDSLGWMR, encoded by the coding sequence ATGCCCCGCTTCGCGGCCAACATTTCGATGCTGTTTGCCGAGCTGCCCTATCTCGACCGGTTCCAGGCCGCCGCCGCCGCCGGGTTCGAGGCGGTGGAGATCCTCTACCCCTATGAGCTGGCCGCCAAGGAAACCCAGCGCGCGCTGCTGGCCAACGGGCTGGAGCTGTTGCTGATCAACGCGCCGCCGCCGAACTACACCGGCGGCATGCCCGGCTACGCGGCGGTGCCCGACGGGGTCGACCGCTTCCAGCGCGACATCCGCCGGGTGCTGCGCTACGCCGAGGCGCTGAAGGCGGGCAAGATCCACGTGATGGCGGGCTATGCCAAGGGCGAGGCCGCGCAGCGGACCTTTGTCGAAAACCTGCAATGGGCCGCCGACCGCGCGCCGGGGCAGCAGTTCACCATCGAGCCTTTGAACAGCGGCGACCAGCCCGGCTATTTTCTCGATGACTACACCCTGGCGGTGGAGGTGCTGGACGCGGTGGACCGGCCCAATGTCGGCCTGCAGTATGACGCCTACCACGCCCAGCTCATCCACGGCGACGCGGCCAAAGTGTGGGAGACCTTCGGCAGCCGCGCGGTGCATGTGCAGATCGGCGCCGCCCCCGGCCGCTGCGAGCCGGGCACCGGGCCGGTCGATTTCCAAAGGCTGTTCGCGGCCATCGACGCCAGCGGCTACGGCGGCTGGGTCAGCGCCGAATACACGCCCTCCACCCGGCGCACCGAAGACAGCCTGGGCTGGATGCGCTGA
- a CDS encoding membrane protein — protein MTQTILFDPLVPWPVIWAAGAVTLAALLLGLWKGLSGWALRALAALVLLAALSGPVHQSEDRAPLDDIVIVAEDRTASQQLRDRPEQMERARSGLKAALDNRPGTDVRWVTVPDGEGDEGTRLMEAIAQALADEPRARVAGIIALSDGQVHDADQPVSLPAPMHLLLTGREDDWDRRLIVKNAPGFAIIGEPVTLTLRIEDQGAAPAEGSFADLDISVGGDAPQRFTLPVGVDFELPMVLQHGGRNVIQFSVPEEPGELTARNNQALVQINGVRDRLRVLLVSGEPHAGGRTWRNLLKSDSAVDLVHFTILRPPEKQDGVPVEELSLIAFPTRELFLEKIEDFDLIIFDRYKRRGILPAVYLDNVANYAMGGGAVLVAAGPDFASADSIYRSPLSLILPAEPSARVLEEAYRPAVTDLGKQHPVTSGLEGAEDWGRWLRQIELRAPEGHVLMSGAGERPLLVLNRVGEGRVALLASDHAWLWSRGYEGGGPQLELLRRLAHWMMKEPELEEEALWAEVTGQRMRILRRTLAEQAGPVTVTAPDGSTVDLELRPSAPGQWETRYEGPEPGLYRLQEGEESAVVGLGPAAPKEFEETIATGSVLAPVLEPLRGGVLRLEDGMPALRSVRAGRPASGRGWIGLTPREAYETLSVSQGPLLPGWLALLMASFFLVAGWLREGRR, from the coding sequence ATGACGCAGACGATCCTGTTCGACCCGCTGGTGCCCTGGCCCGTGATCTGGGCCGCGGGGGCTGTGACCCTTGCTGCGCTGCTTTTGGGGCTGTGGAAGGGGCTGTCGGGCTGGGCCTTGCGGGCGCTGGCGGCGCTGGTGTTGCTGGCCGCGCTGTCAGGTCCGGTGCATCAGAGCGAGGACCGCGCGCCGCTGGATGACATCGTGATCGTGGCGGAGGACCGGACCGCCAGCCAGCAGCTGCGGGACCGGCCGGAACAGATGGAGCGCGCCCGCAGCGGTCTGAAGGCGGCGCTGGACAACCGGCCCGGCACCGATGTGCGCTGGGTCACCGTGCCGGACGGCGAGGGCGACGAGGGCACACGGCTGATGGAGGCCATTGCCCAGGCGCTGGCGGATGAGCCGCGGGCGCGGGTGGCGGGGATCATCGCCCTCAGCGACGGGCAGGTGCATGACGCCGATCAGCCGGTCAGCCTGCCCGCGCCGATGCATCTGCTGCTGACCGGGCGCGAAGACGACTGGGACCGCCGCCTGATCGTCAAGAACGCTCCAGGCTTTGCCATTATCGGCGAGCCGGTGACGCTGACGCTCAGGATCGAGGATCAGGGCGCAGCGCCGGCTGAGGGCAGCTTTGCCGATCTGGATATCTCGGTCGGGGGCGACGCGCCGCAGCGCTTCACCTTGCCCGTCGGTGTGGATTTCGAGCTGCCGATGGTATTGCAGCATGGCGGGCGCAACGTGATCCAGTTCAGCGTGCCGGAAGAGCCGGGCGAGCTGACCGCGCGCAACAATCAGGCGCTGGTGCAGATCAACGGGGTGCGCGACCGGCTGCGGGTGCTGCTGGTGTCGGGCGAGCCGCACGCGGGCGGGCGCACCTGGCGCAACCTGTTGAAATCCGACAGCGCGGTGGATCTGGTGCATTTCACCATCCTGCGCCCGCCCGAGAAACAGGACGGGGTGCCGGTGGAGGAGCTGTCGCTGATTGCCTTCCCGACCCGCGAGCTGTTCCTGGAGAAGATCGAGGATTTCGACCTGATCATCTTTGACCGCTACAAGCGGCGCGGCATCCTGCCGGCGGTCTATCTGGACAATGTGGCGAATTACGCGATGGGCGGCGGCGCGGTGCTGGTGGCGGCCGGCCCCGATTTCGCCAGCGCCGACAGCATCTACCGCTCGCCGCTGTCGCTGATCCTGCCGGCTGAGCCATCAGCGCGGGTGCTGGAGGAGGCCTACCGCCCCGCGGTGACGGACCTGGGCAAGCAGCACCCCGTCACCTCGGGCCTGGAGGGGGCGGAGGACTGGGGCCGCTGGCTGCGCCAGATCGAGCTGCGCGCGCCCGAGGGCCATGTGCTGATGAGCGGCGCAGGCGAGCGGCCCTTGCTGGTGCTGAACCGGGTGGGCGAGGGCCGGGTGGCACTGCTGGCGTCGGATCATGCCTGGCTGTGGAGCCGCGGATATGAGGGCGGCGGGCCGCAGCTGGAGCTGCTGCGGCGGCTGGCGCACTGGATGATGAAGGAGCCGGAGCTGGAGGAAGAGGCGCTGTGGGCCGAGGTGACGGGCCAGCGGATGCGCATCCTGCGCCGCACGCTGGCGGAGCAGGCGGGACCGGTGACGGTGACCGCGCCGGATGGCTCCACCGTGGACCTGGAGCTGCGTCCGAGCGCGCCGGGCCAGTGGGAAACCCGCTATGAGGGGCCGGAGCCGGGGTTGTACCGGCTGCAGGAAGGCGAGGAGAGCGCGGTTGTGGGGCTTGGCCCTGCCGCGCCGAAGGAGTTTGAGGAAACCATTGCCACGGGTTCTGTGCTGGCGCCGGTGCTGGAGCCGCTGCGCGGCGGTGTTCTGCGGCTGGAGGACGGAATGCCCGCCCTGCGCAGCGTGCGGGCCGGGCGGCCGGCCTCGGGGCGCGGCTGGATCGGCCTGACCCCGCGGGAGGCCTATGAGACGCTGTCGGTTTCCCAAGGCCCGCTGCTGCCCGGCTGGCTGGCGCTGTTGATGGCGTCCTTCTTCCTCGTCGCGGGCTGGCTGCGCGAGGGGCGGCGCTAG
- a CDS encoding AAA family ATPase — protein sequence MPETDDLLAGIEALEAKLQEARASITRRFIGQERVVDLTLSVLLCGGHGLLIGLPGLGKTRLVETLSTVMGLDGNRIQFTPDLMPADILGSEVLDTAADGHRSFRFVPGPVFCQLLMADEINRASPRTQSALLQAMQERMVTVAGEDRSLGAPFHVLATQNPIEQEGTYPLPEAQLDRFLLQIDVNYPDRATERDILLATTGAEEAAAYQVFTAAELIAAQALLRRMPVGESVVEMILDLVRAFRPEEPGVSDHVAQTVAWGPGPRAAQALMLAVRARALLQGRLAPNAEDVLDMAKPVLSHRMQLNFAARARGESLAALIEETASELARTGAAA from the coding sequence ATGCCTGAAACGGACGATCTGCTGGCCGGTATCGAAGCGCTGGAAGCCAAGCTGCAAGAGGCGCGCGCGTCGATCACCAGGCGCTTTATCGGACAGGAGCGGGTGGTGGACCTCACGCTCTCGGTGCTGCTGTGCGGCGGCCACGGGCTGCTGATCGGCCTGCCGGGACTGGGCAAGACCCGGCTGGTGGAAACCCTCAGCACGGTGATGGGGCTGGACGGCAACCGGATCCAGTTCACCCCCGACCTGATGCCCGCCGACATTCTGGGGTCCGAGGTGCTGGACACCGCCGCCGACGGGCACCGTTCGTTCCGGTTTGTGCCGGGGCCGGTGTTCTGCCAGCTTTTGATGGCGGATGAGATCAACCGCGCCAGCCCGCGCACCCAATCGGCGCTGCTGCAGGCGATGCAGGAGCGGATGGTGACGGTGGCGGGCGAGGACCGTTCGCTGGGGGCGCCGTTCCATGTGCTGGCGACCCAGAACCCGATCGAGCAGGAAGGCACCTATCCGCTGCCGGAGGCGCAGCTGGACCGGTTCCTGTTGCAGATCGACGTGAATTATCCCGATCGCGCGACTGAGCGGGACATCCTGCTGGCTACCACCGGGGCGGAGGAAGCGGCGGCCTATCAGGTGTTCACCGCCGCAGAGCTGATCGCGGCGCAGGCCCTGTTGCGGCGGATGCCGGTGGGCGAGTCGGTGGTGGAGATGATCCTGGACCTGGTGCGCGCCTTCCGCCCCGAGGAGCCGGGCGTCTCTGACCATGTGGCGCAGACCGTGGCCTGGGGACCGGGCCCGCGGGCGGCGCAGGCCCTGATGCTGGCGGTGCGGGCGCGGGCGCTGTTGCAGGGGCGGCTGGCGCCCAACGCAGAAGACGTGCTGGACATGGCGAAACCGGTGCTGAGCCACCGGATGCAGCTGAACTTTGCCGCGCGGGCGCGCGGGGAGAGCCTGGCGGCGCTGATCGAGGAAACCGCAAGCGAACTGGCCCGGACCGGGGCCGCCGCGTGA
- a CDS encoding 2-keto-4-pentenoate hydratase — MLKPFLAACTLALASPAAMAACATDAEIAAFVDSYLAKTPAQALSPGGSMEDALCSQAKLAAALEPHMGPVIGHKAGLTSKPAQERFGATEPVRGLLFQNMMLEDGATLDAPWGAAPMVEADLVLVVADAGINSATTPEEALAHISAIRPFIELPDLTLARDQPFTAETITAMGAGTRLGVLGAPVPVEDPAAMARMLAEMSVTMRDAAGGVLVQAPGRAVLGNPVNAALWLRSKGVEFKAGDLISVGSFGPLFPPQAGKGGVSVSYEGLPGDPVVQVAFKE, encoded by the coding sequence ATGCTGAAACCTTTCCTCGCAGCCTGCACTCTCGCCCTCGCGTCCCCTGCCGCCATGGCCGCCTGCGCCACTGACGCGGAAATCGCCGCCTTCGTGGACAGCTACCTGGCCAAGACCCCGGCGCAGGCGCTGTCGCCCGGCGGCAGCATGGAGGACGCGCTGTGTTCCCAGGCCAAACTCGCCGCCGCGCTGGAACCGCACATGGGTCCGGTCATCGGCCACAAGGCGGGCCTCACCAGCAAACCCGCGCAGGAGCGTTTCGGCGCAACTGAGCCCGTGCGGGGCCTGCTGTTTCAAAACATGATGCTGGAAGATGGCGCCACCCTCGACGCGCCCTGGGGCGCCGCCCCGATGGTGGAGGCCGATCTGGTGCTGGTGGTCGCGGATGCAGGGATCAACAGCGCCACCACGCCTGAGGAAGCCCTTGCCCATATCTCCGCCATCCGCCCCTTCATCGAACTGCCCGACCTGACGCTCGCCAGGGATCAGCCCTTCACGGCTGAGACGATCACCGCCATGGGTGCCGGCACGCGGCTGGGCGTCCTTGGCGCCCCGGTGCCGGTGGAAGACCCGGCAGCGATGGCCCGGATGCTGGCGGAGATGTCCGTCACCATGCGCGACGCGGCGGGCGGCGTGCTGGTGCAGGCGCCGGGCCGCGCGGTGCTCGGCAACCCGGTCAATGCCGCCCTGTGGCTGCGCTCCAAAGGGGTGGAGTTCAAGGCAGGCGACCTGATTTCCGTCGGTTCCTTCGGTCCGCTGTTCCCGCCGCAAGCAGGCAAGGGCGGCGTCAGTGTCAGTTATGAGGGGCTGCCGGGCGATCCGGTGGTGCAGGTGGCATTCAAGGAATAA
- a CDS encoding DUF58 domain-containing protein: MTRPAASHAATGLRHRAEAEASALPPLLVQARHLAGSVLMGEHGRRRAGTGDDFWQYRPAQPGDSRRMIDHRRSAMGDVQYVREREWHIAQTVHLWVDTGASMRFASSPKLPQKVDQARLLGLAAAVLMVQGGERVGLTGGSLPPRRGNVQILRLAEALSADEAEDYAPPGHRALIPHARALFISDFLGPFEPVEQALSKAAARGVRGVLLQVLDPAEEAFPFTGRTLFQSIAGGVTHETLKASALQARYLDRLAERRDALERLCRAAGWRFGQHHTGDPAQAALMWLYHALERTAP; encoded by the coding sequence GTGACCAGGCCTGCGGCCTCTCATGCTGCAACCGGATTGCGGCACCGCGCGGAGGCCGAGGCCAGCGCCCTGCCCCCCCTGCTGGTGCAGGCGCGGCATCTGGCGGGGTCCGTCCTGATGGGCGAGCATGGCCGCCGCCGGGCCGGCACGGGGGATGATTTCTGGCAGTACCGCCCGGCCCAGCCCGGCGACAGCCGCCGGATGATCGACCACCGCCGCTCTGCCATGGGCGACGTGCAATATGTGCGCGAACGGGAATGGCATATCGCGCAGACCGTGCATCTGTGGGTGGATACCGGCGCCTCGATGCGGTTTGCCTCCTCCCCCAAGCTGCCGCAGAAGGTGGATCAGGCCCGGCTGCTGGGCCTCGCTGCCGCGGTTCTGATGGTGCAGGGCGGCGAGCGGGTGGGCCTGACCGGCGGCAGCCTGCCGCCGCGGCGCGGCAACGTGCAGATCCTGCGGCTGGCGGAGGCGCTGTCGGCGGATGAGGCGGAGGATTACGCCCCGCCCGGCCACCGGGCGCTGATCCCGCACGCGCGGGCGCTGTTCATCTCGGATTTTCTGGGACCGTTCGAGCCGGTGGAACAGGCGCTGTCCAAGGCCGCCGCGCGCGGCGTCCGGGGGGTGCTTTTGCAGGTGCTGGACCCGGCGGAGGAAGCCTTTCCCTTCACCGGCCGCACCCTGTTTCAGAGCATCGCAGGCGGTGTCACACATGAAACACTGAAGGCCTCTGCCCTTCAGGCGCGCTATCTGGACCGGCTGGCGGAACGGCGGGACGCGCTGGAGCGGCTGTGCCGCGCGGCCGGCTGGCGGTTCGGGCAGCATCACACGGGCGACCCGGCGCAGGCGGCGCTGATGTGGCTGTACCACGCATTGGAGCGGACCGCGCCATGA
- a CDS encoding DUF2798 domain-containing protein, which yields MLPARFAPVLFSLILSGLMSCLVTCVATWKALGFGAGMTAAWMQAWSLSWPIAFAVAFTAAPLVRRLVAKLVKQPLQG from the coding sequence ATGCTGCCCGCCCGTTTTGCGCCTGTGCTGTTCAGCCTGATCCTGTCGGGGCTGATGTCCTGCCTCGTGACCTGCGTGGCGACCTGGAAGGCACTGGGGTTCGGTGCGGGAATGACCGCGGCCTGGATGCAGGCCTGGTCGCTCAGCTGGCCCATCGCCTTTGCCGTTGCCTTTACCGCCGCGCCGCTGGTGCGCCGGCTGGTGGCGAAACTCGTCAAACAGCCGCTGCAGGGCTAA
- a CDS encoding DUF4159 domain-containing protein produces the protein MTMIAGIGFTAPWLLLGLLALPVLWLLLRAIPPAPKRQPFPAVTLLLGLKDDESLSDRTPWWLLLLRLLAVAAAIIGLAGPVLNPSTEDAGGRGPLLIVMDASWGGASGWDQASAQAEVQLEEAGRAGRPVAVLRLSAPEALQFRAASDWQRQLAGLAPLPWQPGPEQLAQALAAIDGAEGGFDTLWFSDGLEYPGRDGLIEALSRRGGIEVFEQPAPVLGLLPASYTGGAIGLTAQRSRAGPAQEVAVVAQGKDPGGTERSLASLTLRFADGARAASAELSLPAELRARLSRFEIRGETSAGAVALTDDSLRRREVALVSSESADEGLALLSPLHYLRQALAPSAELLEGALRDLLPANPDVIVLADVARLAPAQEEAVIEWVENGGLLLRFAGPRLAASDTARSGEEPLMPVRLRIGGRSIGGAMSWGEPKTLAPFSESSPFYGLEVPQEVAISSQVVAQPDPQLADRVIAELADGTPLVTRKTLGQGQVVLFHVTANAEWSSLPLSGLFVSMLERLAVSSSAAAPKAEDLEGTTWTPVEVLDGFGRLEAAETLPGVKGPDLVAAPAGPELRPGVYDGGRRMLARNVLRPDDELLAARWPASVRVSGYGAPQEMPLGGALLTGALMLLALDVLGTLLVSGLLGRARTAALAAALGLAALAAPQQLRAQEIPPPQQQAQQQAQTDFRAAELASELVLAYVLTGDAEVDRIAEAGLRGLSDTLFFRTSVEPANPAGVDLERDELAFFPLLYWPVTRDQPLPSSEAYGKLNTYLRAGGMILFDTRDADLASAGATSPAARRLQQIALPLDIPPLEVVPEDHVLTRAFYLLQDFPGRHARGPVWVEAAPPDAEQAEGIPFRNLNDGVTPVVIGGNDWAAAWAVDENGRPLLPVGRGYAGERQRELAFRFGVNLVMHVLTGNYKSDQVHVPALLDRLGQ, from the coding sequence ATGACCATGATTGCAGGCATCGGCTTTACCGCGCCCTGGCTTTTGCTGGGGCTGCTGGCCCTGCCGGTGCTGTGGCTCTTGCTGCGGGCGATCCCGCCCGCGCCGAAGCGCCAGCCGTTCCCGGCGGTGACGCTGCTGCTGGGGCTGAAGGATGACGAGAGCCTGTCGGACCGCACGCCGTGGTGGCTGCTGCTGCTGCGCCTGCTCGCGGTGGCGGCGGCGATCATCGGGCTGGCGGGGCCGGTGCTGAACCCCTCCACCGAAGACGCGGGCGGCCGCGGGCCGCTGCTGATTGTGATGGACGCGAGCTGGGGCGGCGCGTCGGGCTGGGACCAGGCCAGCGCGCAGGCCGAGGTGCAGCTGGAGGAAGCGGGCCGCGCCGGACGGCCGGTGGCGGTCTTGCGCCTGAGCGCGCCGGAGGCGTTGCAGTTCCGCGCCGCCAGCGACTGGCAGCGGCAGCTGGCCGGGCTGGCGCCGCTGCCCTGGCAGCCGGGGCCGGAGCAGCTGGCGCAGGCTTTGGCGGCAATCGACGGGGCGGAGGGCGGTTTTGACACCCTCTGGTTCAGTGACGGGCTGGAATACCCGGGCCGCGACGGCCTGATCGAAGCGCTGAGCCGCCGCGGCGGCATCGAGGTGTTTGAACAGCCCGCACCGGTGCTGGGGCTGCTGCCCGCCAGCTATACCGGAGGCGCCATCGGACTGACGGCGCAGCGCAGCCGCGCCGGACCGGCGCAGGAGGTTGCGGTGGTGGCGCAGGGCAAGGATCCCGGCGGCACCGAGCGCAGCCTGGCGTCGCTGACCCTGCGGTTTGCCGATGGCGCCCGTGCAGCCTCGGCTGAGCTGTCGCTGCCCGCCGAACTGCGGGCGCGGCTGTCGCGGTTTGAAATCCGCGGCGAGACATCGGCGGGCGCGGTGGCGCTGACGGATGATTCCCTGCGGCGGCGCGAGGTGGCGCTGGTGTCCTCCGAAAGCGCGGATGAAGGATTGGCGCTCTTGTCGCCGCTGCATTACCTGCGGCAGGCGCTGGCGCCTTCGGCCGAGCTGCTGGAGGGCGCGCTGCGGGATCTGCTGCCTGCCAACCCGGATGTGATCGTGCTGGCCGACGTGGCGCGGCTGGCGCCCGCGCAGGAAGAGGCGGTGATCGAATGGGTGGAAAACGGCGGCCTGCTGTTGCGCTTTGCCGGGCCGCGGCTGGCGGCCAGCGACACCGCGCGCAGCGGTGAGGAGCCGCTGATGCCGGTGCGCCTGCGCATCGGCGGGCGCAGCATCGGCGGCGCGATGAGCTGGGGCGAGCCGAAGACGCTGGCGCCGTTTTCCGAAAGCTCTCCCTTCTACGGGCTGGAGGTGCCGCAGGAGGTGGCGATCAGCTCGCAAGTGGTGGCGCAGCCCGATCCGCAGCTGGCGGACCGCGTCATCGCGGAACTGGCCGACGGCACGCCGCTGGTGACCCGCAAGACGCTGGGCCAGGGCCAGGTGGTTTTGTTTCACGTGACGGCGAATGCGGAGTGGAGCAGCCTGCCGCTGTCGGGGCTGTTCGTGTCGATGCTGGAACGGCTGGCGGTGTCCTCCTCTGCCGCGGCGCCCAAGGCCGAAGACCTGGAAGGCACCACCTGGACCCCGGTCGAGGTGCTGGACGGGTTCGGCCGGCTGGAGGCGGCGGAGACGCTGCCCGGGGTCAAGGGGCCGGATCTGGTGGCCGCGCCCGCGGGGCCGGAGCTGCGGCCCGGGGTCTATGACGGCGGGCGGCGGATGCTGGCGCGCAATGTGCTGCGCCCGGATGATGAGCTGCTGGCGGCGCGCTGGCCTGCATCGGTCCGGGTCAGCGGCTACGGCGCGCCGCAGGAGATGCCGCTGGGCGGGGCCTTGCTGACGGGGGCGCTGATGCTGCTGGCGCTGGATGTGCTGGGCACGCTGCTGGTGTCCGGCCTCTTGGGCCGGGCCCGCACTGCCGCGCTGGCCGCGGCTTTGGGGCTGGCGGCGCTGGCGGCGCCGCAGCAGCTGCGCGCGCAGGAGATCCCGCCGCCGCAGCAGCAGGCGCAGCAGCAGGCGCAGACGGATTTCCGGGCGGCGGAACTGGCCTCGGAACTGGTGCTGGCGTATGTGCTGACCGGCGACGCGGAGGTCGACCGGATTGCCGAGGCGGGCCTGCGCGGGCTGTCGGACACGCTGTTCTTCCGCACCTCGGTGGAGCCGGCCAACCCGGCAGGCGTCGATCTGGAGCGCGATGAGCTGGCGTTTTTCCCGCTGCTGTACTGGCCGGTCACGCGGGACCAGCCGCTGCCCTCCTCCGAGGCTTACGGCAAGCTGAACACCTATCTGCGGGCGGGCGGGATGATCCTGTTTGACACCCGCGACGCCGATCTGGCCTCTGCCGGCGCCACCAGCCCGGCAGCGCGGCGGCTGCAGCAGATCGCGCTGCCCTTGGACATCCCGCCGCTGGAGGTGGTGCCGGAGGACCATGTGCTGACGCGGGCGTTCTACCTGCTGCAGGACTTCCCCGGCCGCCATGCCCGCGGCCCGGTCTGGGTCGAGGCGGCGCCGCCGGATGCGGAGCAGGCCGAGGGCATCCCCTTCCGCAACCTCAATGACGGGGTGACGCCGGTGGTGATCGGCGGCAATGACTGGGCGGCGGCCTGGGCGGTGGATGAAAACGGGCGGCCCTTGCTGCCGGTCGGGCGCGGCTATGCCGGCGAGCGGCAGCGGGAACTGGCGTTCCGGTTCGGCGTCAACCTGGTGATGCATGTGCTGACAGGCAATTACAAATCCGACCAGGTGCATGTGCCGGCCCTCCTGGACCGGCTGGGGCAATGA
- a CDS encoding DUF1285 domain-containing protein, translating into MSGQKPVTPDAEGLAAAAKAAGKDAKKRGGLPPVHLWNPPFCGDLDIRIARDGSWHYLGTPFTRFELVKLFASILKREDGKYYLVTPVEKVGITVEDAPFVAVDFDAAGQGREQVITFTTNIGDTAAAGPEHPVRVTRDGESGEPAPYVMIRAGLEALIDRKSFYRLAELGEHHGDWFGVWSGGEFFPLIPSAELHEG; encoded by the coding sequence ATGAGCGGACAAAAACCTGTGACACCCGATGCCGAAGGCCTCGCCGCCGCTGCCAAAGCCGCGGGAAAAGACGCCAAGAAGCGCGGAGGTTTGCCGCCCGTTCACCTGTGGAACCCGCCGTTCTGCGGCGATCTGGACATCCGCATCGCCCGCGACGGCAGCTGGCATTACCTCGGCACCCCCTTTACCCGGTTTGAGCTGGTCAAGCTGTTTGCCTCCATCCTCAAGCGGGAGGACGGCAAGTACTACCTTGTAACGCCTGTCGAAAAGGTCGGCATCACCGTCGAGGACGCGCCCTTTGTGGCGGTGGATTTCGATGCGGCCGGGCAGGGGCGCGAACAGGTGATAACCTTCACCACCAACATCGGCGACACCGCGGCGGCGGGGCCGGAGCATCCGGTCCGGGTCACCCGCGACGGCGAGAGCGGCGAGCCTGCGCCTTATGTCATGATCCGCGCAGGCCTTGAGGCGCTGATCGACCGCAAGAGCTTTTACCGGCTGGCGGAGCTGGGCGAACACCACGGCGATTGGTTCGGCGTCTGGTCCGGCGGGGAATTCTTCCCGCTGATTCCGTCCGCAGAACTGCACGAGGGCTGA